The following DNA comes from Babylonia areolata isolate BAREFJ2019XMU chromosome 31, ASM4173473v1, whole genome shotgun sequence.
tggtccccacagtttctcatGGAGCTCCACAGGGCAGGGCCATTCCTGGCATCTCAGAGCATCGAAGGTGGGGGCAGGACTGCagaatatgggagggggtctgtgggcctgtgccacaagggcactggtcagtatgggATATCTTCAGACGGCAGAGATGGGAGAGGACCTGACAGTGttccgttcgcagtctgaagattgtgacctgtgccgctctgtccagctcatagATGCTGTCTTTTTCATCttccagacgttggcgccatgctttccagAATGTGTTTCTCGGTATCAGATCTCCTTTTCAACTTTGCTGTCAGCTGAGATACTCCCTTCAGCTTTACCTGTGAACAGTGACAGTAAAACAGTACTAGCCTTACTTGTGGGGAAGATGCCATGTTGACCAGGATGAGAGTGGGGTTCTTTTGCACCACCTGACCCAGCTGAACCAATGGAAACACTCCGTCATCAGTTTTGACTGGCAGGTTATCGTACACACCTGAGCACACAACCCGCAGAataaggttctgtgtgtgtgtgtgtgtaaatgtgatatGCATATAACAGATATATAAAAAATTTCCATAATGACTTTTGTATGCTTCACACATTGAAAATTCCATGACAATAAACTTTATCatgttttattcacacacacacacatatacacacacatgcacataaacatcaTACAAAAATACATGATGCATACATAAATATGCTAAACAGatgcacgcgcccacacacacacgcacacacacgcgcacacacacacacatgcacgcaacacaAATatatgcgcaagcacacacacacacacacacacacgcacatacaacacaaacacacacatacacacacacgctcactaaccacacacacacacacacacacacacacacatacacacacacgctcactaaccacacacacacacacacacacacatcaacacaaccaacacacatgtatacatacatgtgtacgtAAATACACACGCACCGATATTGGTCCGTATGGACACCTGCTGAATCATCTGCATCTTGAGGTCCTCGGCGACACTCATCATCTCCTCCTGCAGTCTGGAAAGGTCCAGAACCCCATCCAGCTCCTCCGCGCTAAGCGTCACCTTCTTCTTACCTCCCTTGGCCACTGCAACAATTAGCTCTGCTTATCTCCCTTGGCCACAGCAACAATTAGCTCTTCTTACCTCCCTTGGCCACTGCAACAATTAGCTCTGCTTATCTCCCTTGGCCACTGCAACAATTAGCTCTTCTTACCTCCCTTGGCCACTGCAACAATTAGCTGCAACAATTAGCTCTGCTTATCTCCCTTGGCCACTGCAACAATTAGCTCTTCTTATCTCCCTTGGCCACTGCAACAATTAGCTCTGCTTATCTCCCTTGGCCACTGCAACAATTAGCTCTTCTTATCTCCCTTGGCCACTGCAACAATTAGCTCTTCTTACCTCCCTTGGCCACAGCAACAGTTCACAGACACATTCCAACCTTCGCCCAAGCAATCATTTGAATCCTGATTCATCAAACAGGTCTGCTCCGTTTTGaacagcgtgtatgtgtgtgcgcacacatgcatggatgtgtgtctgtgagcatgcACATACTGCTTGTCTACGTTCACACCTATCTGTTTGCAAGAGGAagctcctttctcttttcttttcttccttttttttctttttttttttttttcatttttaaagcTATAcagcagcaaacacacaaactcacacaaacatgcaacaacacacacacaagtgtatgcatatgatatacatatgcatgcattaaTATCAAAgtagctgtttgtgtgtgtgtgtgtgtgtgtgtgtgttttaagtaacaaataataaacacactgtatctttttttttttttcaaacctgcaCTTACCTTTCTCTTTTTTGGATTTTTTGGCATAACCACGCGCCACACACCACGATAATGGCGAATGCACCTCAGGTTGAAACAGTCCCCCAGTACCACTCGCCCGTCGCATTCGCTCTGTATTACACAGTAACAGCTGAGTTCGTCCAAAGCTAGCTCTTCTGTGGAGTGGATGATGGGCACGGTGGCTGTAAAAATGTTTGTGCACTGCCCCACATGACGCTGACGCAAGCCCCGAATGAACCGCAAATGCTTTGCCGCTCAGAAATCCTCGACATGACAGGACAGTTGTCAGACTTCGTGCTGCCATGTTTCTCTGAAACACATTCCAGCCAAAGTTGAATACAAGAGGGGTGGAAGCTCTGACAAAGAATGTGAAGGGGTCTGGGGGGCAGATGGAGTAAAAGAAAGACTGATGTCAGTGTTGAAGAAGAGAAGAGCATGGATAAAAACTTCAATCAGTTCAAAATCTGAAAATACAAATCAAGCCATGCCATTTCAAGAGGGCCATTTCCCTTCAGTGGTAAACTAAATATCTGGAACACCAAACTGTCACATCTATTGGTACTGCAACCTGTCACAAAGAAAAATACTTCTGAGACCAATATCAAACTTTTCAAATAAAGAATCGTTAACCAATATCAAACATTTCAAATAAAGAATCGTTAAGTACCTAATAAAGACTTTGATACAGCAGTTGTTATTttggttgctttgttttctttgtacaaaagaataataaattgtattaacccctaggctgcctatatgacgagataactcgtgtacgcttcactgccacaatgacgagataacttttCATCGAAATATTCCGACTTTTCTCTAAAGCATtaagttcattgacaaaaatactggtagctttagcttggggaatctttctagattctattaaTAGCTGGAAACCCTATCTATGtgatgaggcagtcctttatttgaatgttttggttgggttactgctgcagtgtttgcctggctcctctccttgctcaCCCAACAAAATGTCGCACaatgtgctcaagacatgcaatcatGGCATGCTACATCAACCAAGACtgttttctttagctgatgctcagaaagaattgaagcaaaaattcgaaggagaagactcTAATGAActtttataggatgatttgataaaaaaaataaaagaagcaatGAGGAGATTGGCCAAGATActactatcagtgagtgatgcatgCTGTACAactgtagcagatgacagaaagtgaccaaattatcagcaggacacagtgtgagcgattttcttggcactcagccaatgaagtttgatgagaactggatgaagtgaccatgtgtgagaggggtgaagaggagaggggtggaccgtggagactgagggggtgtggccccacatccatattatcacttggagaagtcacaatacactgtgtatctgtctccttttcttttaTTGTGATTTAgtacaaattacctgactaatgtttgtaatgaacaagttgaaaatatgacaaaaaacaaaacactgatttcaaaacaacagcatgtcactgaaaaattATAAAATTgcaaaacatcatgtgttttgtattctttattcatttacctttcagaaaataatatatttttatggatctttctccaataacaatgAGCACAgaatttgttttttaaacatataCCTGTTTTTTTGTAGAAATAAAAACcaggcaaatagatttcacataaatattattttcctggcagtggaAGAGTTAATGGAAGAGATCCTCATTCTAGATGCAACATACAAAACACCAGTCTATATATTTatggttggtgtgtttgtgtgtgcgtaagtgtgtgtgtgtgtgtgtgtgtgtgtgtgtgcaagtgtgagtgtggttgtgcatgtgtgcccgtgtgtgtgtgagagagagagagagagagagagagagagagagagagagagagagagagagagagagagattgtgtaagttacacacacgcacacacacacacacacacacacacacacacacacacacacacgcacacacacacacacacacacacacacacacacacacacacacacacacacacacacacttgacaggttgagtgcacacgcacactcaagtacacacacctacacacgcagcacgacagtcacacacatccccacGGCTACACTTTTTCCCACTGCTCAGGTCACATCAAAGCATGCAAGAAACAAAGATCGTGGGAAGAGCATGTATTATATGAATCATTCACTGACAGCTGTGCATATAAAGGAAATGTACCAACCTTATAACTGATAACTCCCAAACAAACATAGGTCGTCTGCAAGCGCGTGTCCTTCGGTGATCAATGTTGTTACAGAGTGCTCTCCCCCGCTCAATGTGCTGTTCACTGAAATCTACCAAAAGGAACACTATTCGTGCGAACACTTATTGCTTTCGATACCAGAAAGATGGAATTAACCACGGAGTTATAAGTCCGTTGAATTAACTGATTATGACAAATAGGAAAAATGCTGAGGAAGTTAACTTTCTAGAAGTGATGATAACGTGGTGGAAGCCATACATGGGGAGAACATCAGTGGACCTCGGCTGAGGGAATACTGATGGCTACCTACCAagtacgttttttgttgttgttgtttgggggcggaaggggggtggtggcttAGACTGGGGGGAAACTTAGACTTAGGGAACCTAGACTTGCTCCCAGCGTCATCACATTCTAAATCTCAGCAGCGCTTTTcggcttttctcttcttcttcttcttcttcttctttttcagttttttttccctggGCTATATCTGTCGGGGAAAATACCAAAATGgtttattctccttttttttctttttttcttttttttctttcttcttcttctttttcgagtGGTCGGGGAGGGGAGTGCGTCGGAAACGGCGAAAAAGTCGAACTTGATATTATTCACCCCTGTGTGTCACATAGCACCACCTAGCCTGATCCTTGGCAGTTTCAAGTGTTACTGCCGGTGTCATGGTTCATTTCTAACGCTTCAAAGTTAACCTTTTTAGTCTTTGAAAGCACGGTACGTGTAGGGTACCTACCGGTTTAATCCGAGCTGCCACCAGGAGTTCCGCGCGGCGCTCCTTTGTTGAAATTCACCACAGAAAGTCTCTTGTAGTGCGCAAGTGAAGCTTGGACTCAGTGGGTCAAGATGGCGTAGATGCTCGTCAGGTCACTGGCTGTCTGCTTTACCTAGCATCTCAGTGTGTGATATCTTGTCCTACCAGTTGATGATGAGAAGCTT
Coding sequences within:
- the LOC143275943 gene encoding ribosome-recycling factor, mitochondrial-like; its protein translation is MAARSLTTVLSCRGFLSGKAFAVHSGLASASCGAVHKHFYSHRAHHPLHRRASFGRTQLLLCNTERMRRASGTGGLFQPEVHSPLSWCVARGYAKKSKKEKVAKGGKKKVTLSAEELDGVLDLSRLQEEMMSVAEDLKMQMIQQVSIRTNIGVYDNLPVKTDDGVFPLVQLGQVVQKNPTLILVNMASSPQYIKAVKDALTGSGLNVNPQQEGTTIFIPVPKITREHREGLAKNAKMIHDKAKTRLRDIHNKFVKKVKAAKDHHSEDIVRAAQDLVLEEMHSHGQQLDAMLAAKQQELLGGK